A genomic region of Nitrospirota bacterium contains the following coding sequences:
- a CDS encoding prolyl oligopeptidase family serine peptidase produces the protein MKRVYLLMAVTVVPIVLALMIGLSGKEHPGVTLIKEPVYKRFSAVAASPLMKMPKRAAWKKAAPQVKAITIMSSADRTPQPALFYDSGSARKKPLLLVLHSWSADYQQQFSIPYGIWAVQNDWVFIHPDYRGAFTNPGATASEAAVQDVLDAVAYAKEHARIDESRIYIAGFSGGAMMTLIMVGRYPELWAGAVAWVPVYDLAEWYRTTRNATHDYSRHIANSCGGPPTAGTKAAEECAKRSPAAYLKNARGRGVPVYIATGIDDTFVPPSHSLRAFNDLAAEEDHIRPSDIAFITRRHKIPPHLPAAPPDRLYADAGVRLLFERESNGAVLKIFKGGHDVIYNAGLSWLSGLRKGASSPDPL, from the coding sequence ATGAAGAGAGTATACCTCCTTATGGCCGTGACGGTCGTGCCCATCGTCCTTGCGCTCATGATCGGCCTTTCCGGGAAGGAGCATCCCGGGGTCACGCTCATCAAGGAGCCCGTGTACAAAAGGTTCTCCGCTGTTGCCGCATCCCCCCTGATGAAAATGCCGAAGCGGGCGGCATGGAAGAAGGCGGCACCGCAGGTCAAGGCAATTACCATCATGTCGTCCGCTGACCGGACCCCCCAGCCCGCCCTGTTCTACGATTCGGGCTCGGCGCGGAAGAAGCCGCTGCTCCTGGTGCTCCACAGCTGGAGCGCCGATTACCAGCAGCAGTTCAGCATCCCCTACGGCATCTGGGCGGTGCAGAACGACTGGGTCTTCATTCACCCCGACTACCGCGGCGCCTTTACCAATCCCGGGGCGACCGCCTCCGAAGCGGCAGTGCAGGACGTCCTTGATGCCGTGGCGTATGCCAAGGAGCATGCGCGTATCGACGAATCCCGGATCTATATCGCGGGATTCTCCGGGGGGGCGATGATGACGCTCATCATGGTCGGCAGGTACCCGGAGCTCTGGGCGGGAGCGGTCGCCTGGGTTCCGGTCTACGATCTGGCCGAATGGTACAGGACCACCAGGAACGCCACCCACGACTATTCACGCCACATTGCGAACTCCTGCGGCGGTCCCCCGACAGCCGGTACCAAGGCGGCAGAGGAGTGCGCAAAGCGAAGCCCCGCTGCCTATCTGAAGAATGCCCGCGGAAGAGGCGTGCCGGTGTATATCGCGACCGGCATCGACGATACCTTTGTCCCTCCGAGCCACTCGCTCCGGGCCTTCAACGACCTTGCCGCCGAGGAAGACCACATCCGGCCGTCCGACATCGCCTTCATAACCCGGCGGCACAAGATCCCCCCCCATCTGCCGGCCGCCCCTCCCGACAGACTCTACGCCGATGCCGGGGTGAGACTCCTCTTCGAGAGGGAGTCGAACGGAGCGGTCCTGAAGATATTCAAGGGAGGGCACGATGTCATCTACAATGCGGGACTCTCCTGGCTGAGCGGGCTGCGGAAAGGGGCCTCCTCCCCTGATCCTTTGTAG
- a CDS encoding peptide chain release factor 3, translating into MMYADEINKRRTFAIVSHPDAGKTTLTEKLLLFGGAIQTAGAVKSNKIKKSTASDFMEIERQRGISVATSVMNFTYNGLKINLLDTPGHKDFAEDVYRTLTAVDSVIIVVDCVKGVEEQTEKLMEVCRMRKTPVIVFINKLDREGKRPFDLLDEIEEKLRIRVRPLSWPVGMGFSFKGVYNLYDKSLCLFHPGGETVAGDVLAINDLADATLDRQLGEEHAAQLREEAALVEGVYDPFERERYLAGDLAPVFFGSAINNFGVKELLATFTTIAPPPRGRVADLRAVQPHEERFSGFVFKIHANIDPRHRDRIAFVRICSGRFERNKFFHHVRLGKDLRFRSPASFMAQEKSIIEEAYPGDVIGLYDTGNFKIGDTLTEGEKIMFQGIPSFSPEVFKEVVNTDPLRSKQLEKGLQQLTDEGVAQLFTQQQGKKKIVGTVGELQFDVIQHRLLHEYGASCRFTPLNYNKACWITATDKKKMEEFSRYRSDRLGLDKDGNLVYFSESDWTLRRMQEEYPDIEFHFSSEINTGTPGSSRS; encoded by the coding sequence ATGATGTATGCAGATGAGATAAACAAAAGAAGGACCTTCGCCATCGTCAGCCATCCCGACGCAGGGAAGACGACCCTCACCGAGAAGCTCCTGCTCTTCGGCGGGGCGATCCAGACCGCCGGCGCGGTGAAATCGAACAAGATCAAGAAGAGCACCGCCTCCGACTTCATGGAGATCGAGCGGCAGCGCGGCATCTCTGTCGCGACCTCGGTGATGAACTTCACCTACAACGGGCTCAAGATCAACCTCCTCGACACGCCCGGCCATAAAGACTTCGCCGAAGACGTTTACCGCACCCTGACCGCCGTGGACAGCGTCATTATCGTCGTCGATTGCGTCAAAGGGGTGGAGGAGCAGACCGAGAAGCTCATGGAGGTCTGCCGCATGAGGAAGACCCCGGTCATCGTCTTCATCAACAAGCTCGATCGCGAGGGCAAACGTCCCTTCGACCTGCTCGACGAGATCGAGGAGAAGCTCCGCATCAGGGTCCGGCCGCTGAGCTGGCCCGTCGGCATGGGCTTTTCGTTCAAAGGCGTGTACAACCTCTACGATAAGAGCCTCTGCCTCTTTCACCCCGGCGGCGAGACCGTTGCCGGGGACGTGCTCGCCATCAACGACCTCGCCGACGCCACGCTCGATAGACAGCTGGGCGAGGAGCACGCGGCGCAGCTGCGTGAGGAGGCGGCCCTTGTCGAAGGCGTCTACGATCCCTTCGAGCGGGAGCGGTACCTCGCGGGAGACCTCGCGCCGGTCTTCTTCGGCAGCGCCATCAATAACTTCGGGGTGAAGGAGCTGCTCGCCACCTTCACGACCATTGCGCCGCCGCCCCGGGGCAGGGTCGCCGATCTCCGCGCCGTTCAACCGCATGAGGAGCGCTTCAGCGGGTTCGTCTTCAAGATACACGCCAACATCGATCCCCGCCACCGCGACCGGATCGCCTTCGTGCGCATCTGCTCGGGCAGGTTCGAGCGGAACAAGTTCTTTCACCATGTACGGCTCGGAAAGGACCTCAGGTTCAGGAGCCCTGCGAGCTTCATGGCGCAGGAGAAGAGCATTATCGAGGAAGCCTACCCCGGCGATGTCATCGGCCTCTACGATACCGGCAACTTCAAGATCGGCGATACGCTTACCGAGGGCGAAAAGATCATGTTCCAGGGCATTCCGAGCTTTTCTCCCGAGGTCTTCAAGGAGGTGGTCAACACCGATCCCCTCCGCTCGAAGCAGCTCGAAAAGGGGCTGCAGCAGCTCACCGACGAAGGAGTGGCGCAGCTCTTCACGCAGCAGCAGGGCAAGAAGAAGATCGTCGGCACGGTCGGGGAGCTGCAGTTCGACGTCATACAGCACCGGCTGCTCCATGAGTACGGAGCGTCATGCCGCTTTACGCCGCTCAATTACAACAAGGCGTGCTGGATAACCGCAACCGATAAAAAGAAGATGGAAGAGTTCTCCCGCTACCGTTCAGACCGGCTGGGTCTGGATAAAGACGGCAATCTCGTCTATTTTTCGGAATCCGACTGGACCCTCCGGCGCATGCAGGAGGAGTACCCGGATATCGAGTTCCATTTCAGCTCAGAGATCAACACCGGCACTCCCGGGAGCAGCCGCTCCTGA
- a CDS encoding acyltransferase family protein: protein MEEKEYLLWPDLLKIVSIYAVILVHSAAPLLVRYHELGALQWWIGNLYDASVRWCIPLFVMVSGTFVLGNSDGNAAGLFSQKRVMRVFVPFLVWSFIYFLWRIYGNGEELSFSSFFPLIFVEPVYYHLWYLYIIIGLYLIAPVLSVYLKNAGSRNVLYFLVLWSITASLLPMAESLFDIRIYLSTGASNSVFTFLGYFALGYALRDLHLRPRQVPLFLLLFCLGFFVTAYGTYYVTVLKNGGIFDGMFYEYFSVNVLVMSLCVYAVGKSIAFPAALLQCEKRFRIVRTVAACVPGIYLVHAMLIEIAKDGLLGVAFSQTTFAPALGVPVFALAIFLASLIVVFIVKLLPGTRYIVP, encoded by the coding sequence ATGGAAGAAAAAGAGTACCTGCTCTGGCCCGACCTGCTCAAAATCGTCTCGATCTACGCCGTTATCCTGGTCCATAGCGCCGCCCCCCTGCTGGTCCGGTATCACGAGCTCGGCGCGCTGCAGTGGTGGATCGGCAACCTGTACGACGCCTCTGTGCGCTGGTGCATTCCGCTCTTCGTCATGGTGAGCGGCACCTTCGTGCTCGGCAACTCCGACGGCAATGCCGCAGGTCTTTTTTCCCAGAAACGGGTCATGAGGGTTTTCGTGCCGTTTCTCGTCTGGAGCTTTATCTATTTTCTCTGGAGGATCTACGGCAACGGGGAGGAGCTCTCCTTCTCCTCTTTCTTTCCCCTCATCTTCGTGGAACCGGTCTACTATCATCTATGGTACCTCTACATCATTATCGGGCTCTACCTGATTGCTCCGGTCCTCAGTGTCTATCTGAAAAACGCCGGGAGCAGGAATGTGCTCTATTTTCTGGTCCTCTGGTCCATCACCGCCTCGCTGCTCCCAATGGCCGAGTCCCTTTTCGACATCAGGATATATCTCTCGACAGGGGCTTCCAACTCGGTCTTCACGTTCCTCGGATATTTTGCTCTCGGCTACGCACTTCGCGATCTGCATCTGCGGCCCCGGCAGGTCCCTCTCTTCCTGCTCCTCTTCTGCCTGGGCTTTTTCGTTACGGCCTACGGGACGTACTATGTCACCGTCCTGAAGAACGGCGGTATCTTCGACGGGATGTTCTATGAATATTTCAGCGTCAATGTCCTGGTAATGTCGCTCTGTGTCTATGCAGTCGGAAAGAGCATCGCCTTTCCCGCCGCCCTGCTGCAGTGCGAGAAGCGTTTCAGGATAGTGCGCACCGTAGCGGCCTGCGTACCCGGGATCTATCTCGTCCATGCCATGCTGATCGAGATAGCGAAGGACGGACTGCTCGGCGTTGCCTTCAGCCAGACCACGTTCGCTCCTGCCCTGGGAGTGCCGGTATTCGCGCTCGCTATTTTCCTTGCGTCGCTTATTGTCGTGTTCATCGTGAAGCTGCTGCCGGGGACACGGTACATAGTGCCCTGA